In Deltaproteobacteria bacterium, the genomic window GACGTTGATGGCCTGGCCGGTCATGAAATCGCTGTCGTCGGAGGCAAGGAAGATCACGGTGCCAACGAGATCGGCGGGATACTGTTCGCGTTGAAAAGCGCGGCGTTTGCGCCGGTCGGCGAGTCGCTCGGCGGTCATAGGGCCCTGAGTGGACATCGTCAAACCTGGCATGATCGTATTGACGCAAATATTATCGCCACCCACCTCGCGCGCCAGGGCGCGCGTGAAGCCGATCACCGCGCTTTTTGACGACACATAATGGAGAAAATTTGCCGAGCTGCCAAACACCGTGCCCGATGAAACGTTGATGATCTTGCCCTTGCCTTGCTGCTTCATCGCCGGGTAAACCGCTTTGACGCAGTGCCACAGTCCTTTTACGTT contains:
- a CDS encoding glucose 1-dehydrogenase encodes the protein MRLKDRVAIVTGGGVGIGKAYAHGLAREGAKVIVADIQDDEAKKVAAAITADGGEAKAVYVDVTSAEKTQAMAQEAMKTYGRSDILVNNAGLYSAIKKKSFMEIDSDEWDRVMAVNVKGLWHCVKAVYPAMKQQGKGKIINVSSGTVFGSSANFLHYVSSKSAVIGFTRALAREVGGDNICVNTIMPGLTMSTQGPMTAERLADRRKRRAFQREQYPADLVGTVIFLASDDSDFMTGQAINVDGGAYMR